A single Flavobacterium sp. 1 DNA region contains:
- a CDS encoding glycosyl hydrolase: protein MKKLYTFLLFWLSVFVFNIHAQAPNLPVKASLATTLNGSKTFTSAVNSDIISFPLSNQTEFTLEVKAKVNAATGRGLDVEVKNTSGLGFRTSLDKTTFNNTTILSLPDNLSTSADNAQEQTYRYAIKDGVANIYQDGHYLTSKTLDLLNDNSGAAIAYGTDNLLGRWAGVTGNNSGKPNDYGWANTSASLPWNTANSTSGVRYLDVTSGHTFESDNTVYSGRLMYIRWDNASYSTSTYSYPVKLEQGLRYEFSWIYEYISNAAPGAKLNVAISSGADGSGVITSKSFTTGNANKLRKGDLSFVSNFTGNYYVTITGDYGLMAIADLKLKSSNLINSWDGFFNDNAGTPAAYGWTNVASPSIFNTANSTSGARFMDVTSGHTFESDNSVYSGRLLYIRWDSTTLQNSVYSFPVLLEASKGYQFSWIYEYISNLSPGSQMSVSVSTAANGGGTVMASKSFVTGAANKLRIGDLSFQSQTAGTYYINVTGAQALFGISDLKVQGQQTASIVIGKNYAAGAVDMAITSVTFENAAYAPEKVISPSLQTLDITANTSVVAYTKSKVVLNGSASLYLKNGYNPLINSTVNLNSADNRLYFENIKPSAVISSQLQYVSVNGVLAGNGTNVSVTNYGSGSVVASYSANYQPLQVFTEENYGGTSQQYVTVMPFDNLGSFDNAVKSFKLKKGYMATFATSADGSGYSRVYIAENEDLEVPILPINLKGTISFVRTMKWHQVTKKGLAGGSTEAINATNITWYYNWNTGMDTTPNVEYVPIRQTQYWPSFTPAYTKDGYTHLLGFNEPDRPDQSNMTVEAAISSWPSLLKSGLRVGSPATSDPFNPWMANFMTKAEANNYRVDYVALHCYWYKTAAQWKSDLQNIYDKYHRPIWITEWNIGANWTANNFPDDVNKLTDANATKHKNDLAAILTVLESADYVERYSIYNWVQDARAMYVTINDAFKTRNPNWQSYVWLQTAPVISSTATDYTVLTPAGQYYAKNASAKAYNSAKEYIPVWKTKVETLSYALSSDYKNITVKWTGTNQELVNKYVLERKLSGESAFSVFYESTNYNILEKNDLVRTHAEYRIKVVGKDNVESAYSAILVYDQPVIPAIPTNFLGEALSASAINLKWSLAAGAESYKIKRSTAIDGTYEILAAYVKDSIFGDTNLASNTDYFYKIASENAGGESQYSAALQVKTLSQAIQSRLTDKKSNTLLNTLEEESVDAISAFPNPTTGQFDIILPTNEDLVTIAIYTLDGKLISTSNYLSESGKVHLNIENQPLGIYLVKIQSHPDKILQIIKK from the coding sequence ATGAAAAAATTATACACATTTTTATTATTCTGGTTATCGGTTTTTGTATTCAATATACATGCACAAGCTCCTAATCTGCCTGTAAAAGCAAGTTTAGCCACAACATTAAATGGTTCTAAGACTTTTACAAGTGCTGTGAATTCAGATATTATATCATTTCCATTATCTAATCAAACCGAGTTTACTTTAGAAGTAAAAGCCAAAGTTAATGCGGCGACTGGCAGAGGATTAGATGTTGAGGTTAAAAACACAAGCGGACTCGGATTTAGAACATCTTTAGATAAAACTACTTTTAATAATACAACAATCTTGTCATTGCCAGATAATTTAAGTACTTCAGCAGATAATGCTCAGGAACAAACTTATAGGTATGCAATAAAAGACGGAGTTGCCAATATTTATCAGGACGGACATTATTTAACTTCGAAAACGCTTGATCTTTTGAATGATAATTCAGGAGCAGCAATAGCATACGGCACTGATAATCTACTAGGAAGATGGGCAGGAGTTACAGGGAATAATTCTGGAAAACCTAATGATTATGGCTGGGCTAATACTTCTGCAAGCCTTCCTTGGAATACTGCTAATTCAACCAGTGGTGTTAGATATCTGGATGTAACTTCGGGACATACATTTGAATCAGATAACACAGTTTACAGCGGAAGATTAATGTACATTCGCTGGGACAACGCAAGTTATTCAACCTCAACATATAGTTATCCAGTTAAATTGGAACAAGGCTTGAGATATGAATTTTCATGGATTTACGAATACATTTCTAATGCTGCTCCAGGCGCCAAATTGAATGTAGCGATTTCGTCAGGTGCTGATGGATCAGGAGTTATAACTTCTAAATCATTTACAACCGGTAATGCCAACAAATTAAGAAAAGGGGATTTATCTTTTGTTTCGAATTTTACGGGTAATTACTATGTGACAATTACGGGTGATTATGGGCTTATGGCGATTGCCGATTTAAAATTGAAATCTTCAAATTTAATTAATAGCTGGGACGGATTTTTTAATGATAATGCAGGAACTCCAGCTGCTTATGGATGGACTAATGTTGCTTCTCCATCTATTTTTAATACAGCAAACAGTACTAGCGGCGCACGATTTATGGATGTAACTTCCGGTCATACATTTGAATCAGATAATTCAGTTTACAGCGGAAGACTACTGTATATCAGATGGGATAGTACTACACTTCAAAATTCGGTTTATTCTTTTCCGGTGCTGCTAGAAGCCTCAAAAGGGTATCAGTTTTCATGGATATATGAATACATTTCGAATTTAAGTCCGGGTTCTCAAATGAGTGTATCCGTTTCCACAGCAGCAAATGGTGGAGGGACAGTTATGGCATCTAAAAGTTTTGTAACAGGAGCTGCTAATAAATTAAGAATAGGAGATTTGTCATTTCAATCGCAGACTGCAGGTACTTACTATATTAATGTAACTGGAGCCCAAGCACTTTTTGGAATAAGTGATTTAAAGGTTCAGGGACAACAAACAGCAAGTATCGTTATTGGTAAAAATTATGCAGCTGGTGCTGTTGACATGGCAATTACTTCGGTTACTTTTGAGAATGCGGCTTACGCGCCAGAGAAAGTTATTAGTCCTTCACTGCAAACCCTAGATATTACGGCCAACACAAGCGTTGTGGCTTATACAAAATCAAAAGTAGTTTTAAATGGGTCGGCATCTTTATATCTAAAAAACGGATATAATCCTTTAATCAATTCAACCGTAAATTTAAATTCAGCAGATAACCGTTTGTATTTTGAAAATATTAAACCGAGTGCAGTTATCAGTTCGCAGCTACAGTATGTTTCGGTAAACGGTGTTTTAGCAGGCAATGGTACTAATGTGAGTGTCACAAATTATGGTTCAGGTTCTGTTGTGGCTTCTTATTCTGCCAATTACCAACCTTTACAAGTTTTTACTGAAGAAAATTATGGAGGAACATCTCAGCAATATGTTACGGTGATGCCATTTGATAATTTAGGATCTTTTGATAATGCGGTCAAATCATTTAAATTAAAAAAAGGTTACATGGCAACTTTTGCAACAAGCGCAGATGGATCAGGATACAGCAGAGTTTATATCGCAGAAAACGAAGATCTTGAAGTTCCGATTTTACCCATTAATTTAAAAGGAACAATTTCATTTGTAAGAACAATGAAATGGCATCAAGTCACTAAAAAAGGACTTGCCGGCGGGAGTACAGAAGCTATAAATGCAACAAATATCACCTGGTATTACAATTGGAATACAGGAATGGATACTACTCCAAACGTAGAATATGTTCCGATAAGACAAACTCAATATTGGCCTTCATTTACACCTGCATATACTAAAGATGGGTATACACATTTATTAGGATTTAATGAACCAGACCGTCCTGATCAATCAAATATGACAGTTGAGGCGGCGATAAGTTCTTGGCCAAGTCTTCTAAAGTCTGGTTTAAGAGTGGGTTCTCCTGCGACGTCAGATCCTTTTAATCCATGGATGGCTAATTTTATGACTAAGGCAGAGGCTAATAATTATCGAGTTGATTATGTTGCGTTGCACTGTTACTGGTATAAAACTGCAGCGCAATGGAAAAGTGATTTACAGAACATATATGATAAATACCATAGACCAATTTGGATTACAGAATGGAATATTGGTGCAAACTGGACAGCTAATAATTTTCCGGATGATGTTAATAAGCTTACTGATGCGAATGCAACTAAACACAAAAATGATTTGGCGGCGATATTAACTGTTCTGGAAAGTGCCGATTATGTAGAGCGCTATTCGATATACAATTGGGTACAAGATGCCAGAGCAATGTATGTTACTATAAATGATGCGTTTAAAACAAGAAATCCAAACTGGCAGAGTTATGTTTGGCTTCAAACAGCGCCAGTAATTTCCAGCACAGCAACTGATTATACGGTTTTAACTCCGGCGGGACAATATTATGCTAAAAATGCATCGGCGAAAGCCTATAATTCAGCTAAGGAATACATTCCTGTGTGGAAAACAAAAGTGGAAACTTTGAGTTATGCCCTTTCATCAGATTATAAAAATATTACAGTAAAATGGACAGGAACAAATCAGGAGTTAGTAAATAAATATGTTCTTGAAAGAAAGCTAAGCGGTGAAAGCGCATTTTCAGTTTTTTATGAATCAACGAATTACAATATTCTTGAAAAAAATGATCTGGTTCGTACACATGCCGAGTATAGAATCAAAGTTGTTGGTAAAGATAATGTTGAGTCAGCATATTCAGCAATATTGGTTTATGATCAGCCTGTCATTCCAGCGATTCCAACAAACTTTCTGGGTGAGGCATTATCAGCATCAGCAATCAATTTAAAATGGTCGCTTGCAGCAGGAGCAGAATCTTATAAAATTAAAAGATCAACAGCTATAGATGGTACTTACGAAATTTTAGCAGCTTATGTAAAAGACAGCATTTTTGGCGACACAAATTTAGCATCAAATACAGATTACTTCTATAAAATTGCATCAGAGAATGCTGGAGGAGAAAGTCAGTATTCTGCTGCTTTACAGGTTAAAACATTATCACAGGCAATTCAAAGTAGATTAACTGATAAAAAATCAAATACTTTGCTGAATACATTGGAAGAAGAATCTGTTGATGCAATTAGTGCGTTTCCAAATCCTACGACAGGTCAATTCGATAT
- a CDS encoding RagB/SusD family nutrient uptake outer membrane protein, whose protein sequence is MKRYIKNKISILAPLVAVAALLVSCSKDFLEPDPLSFYEPETTFTTESGLQAVLAIADKGLRNNYIHYNAAGNSVPIGTEYVFSDMAKYGKTDNSSTISDFANTIVPTGSFKTATNDDFYLGFYWDEGYTGIKYANTVLTYIDNVTSLTEEVKRKYIGQAYFHRAYRYLNLVYQFGDIPLITKILEVPKQSYYSTKKEAIIEMITADMEKAVEWVPEQSKLPYLGVVNKGACRQLLIKCYLASGRFAEAEAQANILINQSGYSLMQSNFGTFDPGGNPTTWTISRNVIWDLHRPENKVIAGNKEAIMVMPNGGVQSFLGFASMRIFGPNWNSGTLTTPDGKQAAGRFASNNANYQAKYDYARALGRGIATISASYYSQHPMWVVNGIEDKQDLRHNSTVGNWVNMVDLKYSDKTSAYYQQNFRMKNGTTLLSKDTLREWFDFPLYKIYLHDVVNETNPNATDFQGASTGSKAHWYLYRLAETYLLRAEARFYQGNTAGAAQDVNVIRARAGAAQMYTQVTIGDICAERGRELYLEEWRNVELKRISHCLALSGKPDEWGQTYSKTDWDKQSGIGSSGGSYWYQRIVHYTLYNKYPAGIVVPNGTKFYTMDKRNNYWPIPNSAITANIKGQLSQNFGYDGYNANVKVWDKWQDAVADETKL, encoded by the coding sequence ATGAAAAGATATATAAAAAATAAAATCTCAATACTTGCACCTTTAGTAGCAGTGGCTGCTCTTTTGGTTTCTTGTTCAAAGGATTTTTTGGAACCGGATCCGCTTTCGTTTTACGAACCAGAAACTACATTTACTACCGAATCTGGATTGCAGGCAGTTTTAGCAATTGCTGATAAAGGACTGCGTAATAATTATATTCATTATAATGCTGCCGGTAATAGTGTGCCGATAGGTACGGAATATGTTTTCTCTGATATGGCAAAATATGGAAAAACGGATAATAGCAGCACTATTTCTGATTTTGCTAACACTATAGTTCCTACCGGAAGCTTTAAAACAGCAACAAATGACGATTTTTACCTAGGATTTTACTGGGATGAAGGCTACACTGGCATTAAATATGCGAATACTGTATTGACATACATTGATAATGTAACAAGTTTAACTGAAGAAGTTAAACGTAAATATATTGGTCAGGCTTATTTTCATAGAGCATACCGTTATCTTAATCTAGTCTATCAATTTGGAGATATTCCGTTAATTACTAAAATTTTGGAGGTTCCGAAGCAGAGTTATTATTCGACCAAAAAAGAAGCGATCATCGAAATGATTACAGCCGATATGGAGAAGGCTGTAGAATGGGTGCCAGAGCAGTCAAAACTACCTTATCTAGGTGTGGTGAACAAAGGCGCATGCCGTCAGTTATTGATTAAGTGTTATTTAGCATCCGGCAGATTTGCAGAAGCAGAAGCACAGGCCAATATTCTTATTAATCAATCGGGATATTCTTTAATGCAAAGCAATTTTGGAACTTTTGATCCAGGAGGAAATCCAACAACATGGACTATTAGCAGAAATGTGATCTGGGATTTACACAGGCCTGAAAATAAGGTTATTGCTGGTAATAAAGAAGCTATCATGGTAATGCCAAACGGAGGAGTACAATCTTTTTTAGGATTTGCCTCTATGAGAATTTTTGGTCCAAACTGGAATTCCGGTACGCTTACTACGCCTGATGGTAAACAGGCAGCAGGCCGTTTTGCCTCAAACAATGCTAATTACCAAGCTAAATATGATTATGCAAGAGCACTGGGACGTGGTATTGCTACTATTAGTGCTTCCTATTATTCACAGCATCCTATGTGGGTCGTAAACGGTATTGAGGATAAGCAAGATCTTAGACATAACAGTACTGTTGGTAACTGGGTGAATATGGTAGATCTTAAATACAGTGATAAGACTTCTGCGTACTACCAGCAAAATTTTAGAATGAAAAATGGTACCACTCTGTTGTCAAAAGATACTCTTCGTGAGTGGTTTGATTTTCCGTTGTATAAAATCTATCTGCATGATGTTGTAAATGAAACAAATCCAAATGCAACTGATTTTCAGGGAGCTAGTACGGGAAGCAAAGCGCATTGGTACTTATATCGTTTAGCTGAAACTTATCTGTTAAGAGCAGAAGCACGTTTCTATCAAGGTAATACTGCTGGCGCAGCTCAGGATGTGAATGTTATAAGAGCTAGAGCTGGAGCCGCACAAATGTATACCCAAGTAACTATTGGTGATATTTGTGCAGAAAGAGGAAGAGAACTTTATCTGGAAGAATGGAGGAATGTGGAGCTAAAACGTATCTCGCACTGTCTCGCCCTTAGCGGAAAACCAGATGAGTGGGGTCAGACATACAGTAAAACGGATTGGGATAAACAATCTGGAATAGGTTCATCTGGAGGCAGTTATTGGTATCAGCGTATTGTGCATTATACACTTTACAACAAATATCCAGCTGGTATTGTTGTTCCAAATGGTACTAAGTTTTATACCATGGACAAACGCAATAATTACTGGCCTATTCCAAACAGCGCTATAACGGCTAATATTAAAGGGCAGCTAAGCCAGAACTTTGGTTATGACGGTTACAATGCAAACGTAAAAGTCTGGGATAAATGGCAGGATGCCGTTGCAGATGAAACCAAACTTTAA